From a region of the bacterium genome:
- the maf gene encoding septum formation protein Maf, whose translation MLVLASQSPRRAELLQLAGLPFVVERPGEVEAGMAAHLASAGATPVAYAQELARVKAADVAARLPGRLVLGADTIVVVDGDVLEKPRDQADAARLLGRLSGRRHTVITAIALRTMGAAPGAMEIDLGAAESTEVEFLPLTAAAIERYIATGEPMDKAGAYGIQGYGAMMVRRVEGCYFNVMGLPLARLGLLLAQALGCAPLDPAERAS comes from the coding sequence GTGCTCGTGCTGGCCTCGCAGTCGCCGCGTCGCGCCGAACTGCTGCAGCTGGCCGGCCTGCCGTTCGTGGTCGAGCGCCCGGGCGAGGTCGAGGCCGGCATGGCGGCCCACCTGGCCTCGGCCGGCGCCACGCCGGTCGCCTATGCGCAGGAGCTGGCGCGCGTGAAGGCCGCCGACGTGGCCGCGCGCCTGCCGGGTCGCCTGGTCCTGGGCGCCGACACGATCGTGGTCGTGGACGGCGATGTGCTCGAGAAGCCGCGCGACCAGGCCGACGCCGCGCGCCTGCTCGGCCGCCTGTCGGGCCGGCGGCACACCGTCATCACCGCGATCGCCCTGCGGACCATGGGAGCCGCCCCGGGTGCGATGGAGATCGACCTGGGCGCGGCCGAGTCGACCGAAGTCGAGTTCCTGCCGCTGACCGCGGCGGCCATCGAGCGCTACATCGCCACGGGCGAACCCATGGACAAGGCCGGGGCCTACGGCATCCAGGGTTACGGCGCGATGATGGTGCGGCGGGTCGAGGGCTGTTACTTCAACGTGATGGGATTGCCGCTGGCCCGGCTCGGGCTCCTGCTTGCGCAGGCGCTCGGCTGCGCGCCGCTCGATCCGGCTGAAAGGGCATCATGA
- the mtnA gene encoding S-methyl-5-thioribose-1-phosphate isomerase — MTSLPFPFPVVQWQDDRVVVLDQTLLPGQTVFLTCATVPELGEAISRLAVRGAPAIGVAAAYGLALAARQAVRDGLDAAGTLAAVEQARRHLAATRPTAVNLFWALDRLAACAGHLAAGGPRAVAEGLLAEARRVHEEDIAMCRRLGQAGAALLPDCATVLTHCNAGGLATGGYGTALGVIYAAREAGKVVRVFADETRPLLQGARLTAWELADQGFEVTVLCEGAAGSLLRRGGIDAVITGADRIAANGDTANKIGTYPLAVLADRHDVPFYVAAPGSTFDPAMPDGSGIVIEQRSAAEVLAFGGLRTAPDGVGAWNPAFDVTPAALVTAFITEHGILRPPFEQSLAVFGPR, encoded by the coding sequence ATGACCTCGTTGCCGTTCCCCTTCCCGGTCGTGCAGTGGCAGGACGACCGTGTTGTCGTACTCGACCAGACGCTCCTGCCCGGGCAGACCGTGTTCCTGACCTGCGCCACGGTTCCCGAACTGGGCGAGGCCATCTCGCGACTGGCGGTGCGCGGGGCGCCGGCCATCGGCGTCGCCGCGGCCTACGGGCTGGCCCTGGCCGCCCGGCAGGCGGTCCGTGACGGACTGGATGCCGCCGGGACGCTCGCGGCGGTGGAGCAGGCACGGCGGCACCTGGCCGCCACGAGGCCGACGGCGGTCAACCTGTTCTGGGCTCTGGACCGCCTGGCCGCCTGCGCCGGGCACCTGGCCGCGGGCGGGCCGCGGGCGGTTGCCGAAGGATTGCTCGCCGAGGCCCGCCGCGTGCATGAAGAGGATATCGCGATGTGCCGCCGTCTGGGACAGGCCGGGGCCGCCCTGCTGCCCGACTGCGCCACGGTGCTCACGCATTGCAATGCCGGCGGCCTGGCGACCGGGGGCTACGGCACGGCGCTCGGCGTCATCTACGCGGCACGCGAGGCCGGCAAGGTGGTGCGCGTGTTCGCGGACGAGACGCGCCCTCTGTTGCAGGGCGCGCGCCTGACGGCCTGGGAGCTGGCCGACCAGGGTTTCGAGGTCACGGTCCTCTGCGAGGGCGCGGCCGGGTCGCTGCTCCGCCGCGGCGGGATCGACGCCGTCATCACCGGCGCCGACCGCATCGCCGCCAACGGCGACACCGCGAACAAGATCGGCACCTACCCGCTGGCCGTCCTGGCCGACCGCCACGACGTCCCGTTCTACGTGGCGGCCCCGGGCTCGACCTTCGACCCGGCCATGCCCGACGGCAGCGGCATCGTCATCGAGCAGCGGTCCGCCGCCGAGGTCCTGGCCTTCGGCGGGCTGCGCACGGCCCCGGACGGGGTCGGGGCCTGGAACCCGGCCTTCGATGTCACGCCGGCCGCACTGGTGACGGCCTTCATCACCGAGCACGGCATCCTGCGGCCACCCTTCGAGCAGAGCCTGGCCGTGTTCGGGCCGAGGTGA
- the rplM gene encoding 50S ribosomal protein L13: protein MSTYSMKAGEIAKDWLVVDAKDIPLGRLATQVATFLRGKHKPTFTPNLDMGDNVIVLNAAQVKLTGLKADKKIYIHHTGYPSGQRFTPVSKLVAAGRPEEVIMRAVKGMLPKTKLGRAQLTNLRVYADATHPHTAQQPKSITL, encoded by the coding sequence GTGAGTACGTACAGCATGAAAGCGGGCGAGATCGCCAAGGACTGGCTCGTGGTCGACGCCAAGGATATCCCCCTGGGCCGCCTGGCGACCCAGGTCGCGACCTTCCTGCGCGGCAAGCACAAGCCCACGTTCACTCCCAATCTGGACATGGGGGACAACGTGATCGTCCTGAACGCCGCCCAGGTCAAGTTGACCGGGCTCAAGGCGGACAAGAAGATCTACATCCACCACACGGGGTATCCCAGCGGCCAGCGTTTCACGCCGGTCAGCAAGCTGGTGGCTGCCGGCCGTCCGGAAGAAGTCATCATGCGCGCCGTCAAGGGCATGCTGCCCAAGACCAAGCTGGGCCGGGCGCAGCTGACGAACCTGCGCGTGTACGCGGACGCGACGCATCCGCACACGGCGCAGCAGCCGAAGTCGATTACGCTCTAG
- the rpsI gene encoding 30S ribosomal protein S9 codes for MNRVRTQATADGWTGRNDTTKERELEERYYATGRRKTAVARVWLTQGTGKVRVNDRAVEEYFGEAVREQALRPLVTLGLQGDFDVWCTVKGGGISGQAGALRHGLARALVVANEDYRSPMRRGGYLTRDSRMVERKKYGQPGARKRFQFSKR; via the coding sequence ATGAACCGGGTTCGAACGCAGGCAACCGCGGACGGCTGGACCGGCCGCAACGACACGACCAAGGAGCGCGAGTTGGAAGAACGGTATTACGCCACAGGCCGCCGCAAGACCGCCGTGGCCCGGGTGTGGCTGACGCAGGGCACCGGCAAGGTGCGGGTCAACGACCGCGCCGTGGAAGAGTACTTCGGTGAGGCCGTCCGCGAGCAGGCGCTGCGCCCGCTGGTGACGCTCGGCCTGCAGGGCGACTTCGACGTCTGGTGCACCGTCAAGGGCGGCGGCATCAGCGGTCAGGCCGGCGCACTGCGCCACGGCCTGGCCCGCGCGCTGGTCGTGGCCAACGAAGACTACCGTTCGCCGATGCGCCGCGGTGGCTACCTGACCCGCGACTCCCGCATGGTCGAGCGCAAGAAGTACGGCCAGCCGGGCGCCCGCAAGCGCTTCCAGTTCTCCAAGCGCTAG
- the rpsB gene encoding 30S ribosomal protein S2 — MANVGLRDLLEAGVHFGHQTRKWNPKMKPYIFIARGGIYIIDLQRTLRALNQARDFLHTVGAKGGTVLFVGTKKQAKIAIKDMADRVDMPYVTERWLGGMLTNWQTIYKSVQKLEEIEAMMRDGRMENFSKKEQLEFSRQYEKLNTNLGGIRKMKKLPDAVFVVDTAEEETAVREANKLGIPVIGIVDTNCDPTLVRYPIPGNDDAIRSILLFTRTVAESIEEGRRMGAEGRDRAVNMAAATKDNVASATLDAEALRIETPARPAATGDEAPAGAN, encoded by the coding sequence ATGGCTAACGTCGGACTGAGGGACCTGCTCGAGGCGGGCGTCCATTTCGGGCACCAGACCCGCAAGTGGAACCCCAAGATGAAGCCCTACATTTTCATCGCGCGGGGCGGCATCTACATCATCGACCTGCAGCGCACGCTGCGCGCCCTGAACCAGGCCCGCGACTTCCTGCACACGGTGGGCGCCAAGGGCGGCACCGTCCTGTTCGTCGGTACCAAGAAGCAGGCGAAGATCGCCATCAAGGATATGGCCGACCGCGTGGACATGCCCTACGTGACCGAGCGCTGGCTCGGCGGCATGCTGACCAACTGGCAGACGATCTACAAGAGCGTGCAGAAGCTCGAGGAGATCGAGGCCATGATGCGCGACGGCCGCATGGAGAACTTCTCGAAGAAGGAACAGCTCGAGTTCAGCCGCCAGTACGAGAAGCTGAACACGAACCTCGGCGGCATCCGCAAGATGAAGAAGCTGCCGGACGCCGTCTTCGTGGTCGACACGGCCGAGGAAGAGACCGCCGTGCGCGAAGCCAACAAGCTGGGCATCCCGGTCATCGGCATCGTCGATACGAATTGCGACCCCACGCTCGTGCGCTACCCGATCCCGGGCAACGACGACGCCATCCGCTCGATCCTGCTCTTCACGCGCACCGTGGCCGAGTCGATCGAGGAGGGGCGCCGCATGGGCGCCGAAGGCCGCGACCGCGCCGTGAACATGGCCGCCGCGACGAAGGACAACGTGGCCAGCGCCACGCTGGACGCCGAGGCCCTGCGCATCGAGACGCCCGCCCGCCCCGCCGCCACCGGCGACGAGGCCCCGGCCGGCGCCAACTGA
- the tsf gene encoding translation elongation factor Ts, whose translation MEINAKLVKELREATGCGMMDCKKALAECEGDMEKAGEYLRKKGIASASKKEGRATSQGIVGSYIHMGGKVGVLVEVACETDFVARTEAFQEFVHNLAMHIAAARPVAVSRDEVDGTLVEKEKEIYAAQMREQGKPEAMIDKIVVGKVDKYYSDVALLEQKYVKDPDMTIEDYLKSVIGALGENMQIKRFARFEIGG comes from the coding sequence ATGGAAATCAACGCCAAGCTGGTCAAGGAACTCCGCGAAGCCACAGGCTGCGGCATGATGGATTGCAAGAAGGCCCTGGCCGAGTGCGAAGGTGACATGGAGAAGGCCGGCGAGTACCTTCGCAAGAAGGGCATCGCCTCGGCCTCCAAGAAGGAAGGCCGCGCCACGAGCCAGGGCATCGTGGGCAGCTACATCCACATGGGCGGCAAGGTCGGCGTGCTGGTCGAAGTGGCCTGCGAGACCGACTTCGTGGCCCGGACCGAGGCCTTCCAGGAGTTCGTGCACAACCTGGCGATGCACATCGCCGCGGCGCGTCCCGTGGCCGTGTCGCGCGACGAGGTCGACGGGACGCTGGTCGAGAAGGAAAAAGAGATCTACGCCGCCCAGATGCGGGAACAGGGCAAGCCCGAAGCCATGATCGACAAGATTGTTGTCGGCAAGGTGGATAAGTACTACAGTGACGTGGCCCTGCTCGAGCAGAAGTACGTCAAGGATCCGGACATGACCATCGAGGACTACCTCAAGTCGGTCATCGGCGCCCTTGGCGAGAATATGCAGATCAAGCGCTTCGCGCGCTTCGAAATCGGCGGTTAG
- a CDS encoding UMP kinase has product MKFTRVLLKLSGEALMGDGEQYSHAKLSQLAQAIAQVTQMDVQVGIVVGAGNLFRARSANLEIVDRVTADNVGMLATIMNGAIIRDYLRGEGLQSQILSPREVRPLTRSFARDEAIGYLQRGHVLIFAGGTGNPYFTTDSAAALRALEISADALLKGTQVDGIYDKDPHKYKDAVRFDHLTYDEVVARRLEVMDLTAVTLCAEQGLPMFVFDITDPGSLVAVIEGRQQGTWIRKETQS; this is encoded by the coding sequence GTGAAATTCACGCGGGTCCTGCTCAAACTCAGTGGCGAAGCCCTCATGGGCGACGGCGAACAGTACAGCCACGCCAAGCTCAGCCAGCTGGCGCAGGCCATCGCCCAGGTCACCCAGATGGATGTCCAGGTCGGTATCGTCGTCGGCGCCGGCAACCTGTTCCGTGCGCGTTCGGCCAACCTCGAGATCGTTGACCGGGTGACGGCCGACAACGTGGGCATGCTGGCCACGATCATGAACGGCGCCATCATCCGCGACTACCTGCGTGGCGAGGGCCTGCAGAGCCAGATCCTCAGCCCGCGCGAGGTGCGCCCGCTGACCCGCTCCTTCGCGCGCGACGAGGCGATCGGCTACCTGCAGCGCGGGCATGTCCTGATCTTCGCGGGCGGCACCGGCAATCCGTACTTCACCACCGACTCGGCGGCTGCGCTGCGCGCCCTCGAGATCAGCGCCGATGCGTTGCTGAAGGGCACGCAGGTGGACGGCATCTACGACAAGGACCCGCACAAGTACAAGGATGCCGTCCGGTTCGACCATCTCACCTACGACGAGGTGGTCGCACGTCGCCTCGAGGTCATGGACCTCACGGCGGTCACGCTCTGCGCCGAGCAGGGCCTGCCCATGTTCGTGTTCGACATCACCGACCCCGGCAGCCTTGTCGCGGTGATCGAGGGTCGCCAGCAGGGAACCTGGATCCGCAAGGAGACGCAGTCATGA
- the frr gene encoding ribosome recycling factor, which yields MSAEVKENAELAMEEAVDGVKQRLHRIRTGKASPSILDGVKVDYYGALTPLIQLASIAVPEPRMLAVKPFDRAAINAIERAIQASNLGLNPSSDGMMIRLHVPELTGDRRKELAKQARDCGEEGKIAVRRARQEANDVLKKELKDSDITEDEAHKDRDEIQKLTDKYCATIDAVTEAKQKEITEL from the coding sequence ATGAGCGCCGAAGTGAAGGAAAACGCGGAACTGGCCATGGAAGAGGCGGTCGATGGCGTCAAACAGCGCCTGCATCGCATCCGCACCGGCAAGGCATCGCCGTCCATCCTCGATGGCGTCAAGGTCGACTACTACGGTGCGCTGACGCCGTTGATCCAGCTGGCGTCCATCGCCGTTCCCGAGCCGCGCATGCTGGCCGTCAAGCCGTTCGACCGCGCGGCCATCAACGCCATCGAGCGTGCCATCCAGGCCAGCAACCTCGGCCTGAACCCGTCCAGCGACGGCATGATGATCCGCCTGCACGTCCCGGAACTGACGGGCGACCGGCGCAAGGAACTGGCCAAGCAGGCGCGAGACTGCGGCGAGGAAGGCAAGATCGCGGTGCGGCGCGCGCGCCAGGAAGCCAACGACGTGCTGAAGAAGGAACTGAAGGACAGCGACATCACCGAGGACGAGGCCCACAAGGACCGCGACGAGATCCAGAAGCTGACCGACAAGTACTGCGCCACCATCGACGCGGTGACCGAGGCCAAGCAGAAAGAGATCACGGAGCTGTAG
- the uppS gene encoding di-trans,poly-cis-decaprenylcistransferase, whose product MEALRRLDDGALLEAVRARGCVPRHIAVIMDGNGRWARRRCLPRVAGHRAGRHAVRRCVDACGRLGVEVLTLYTFSQENFNRPEAEVKALWHFLQETLGAERDELHRRNVRLVTCGAVDKLPARAQAALRDAVDSLAGNTGLVLNLALAYGGRQEILHAAVELAKRVAAGELAPSEVTEAEFARGLYTAGLPDPDLVIRTSGEARLSNFLLWQGAYAELLISPVLWPDFSGRDLTLAVADFQGRERRFGALAGQAPIEGPAEAAPPLDPDRWRRLLKVRP is encoded by the coding sequence ATGGAGGCGCTCAGGCGCCTGGACGACGGCGCGCTGCTCGAGGCGGTGCGCGCGCGCGGGTGCGTGCCGCGTCATATCGCCGTCATCATGGACGGCAACGGTCGCTGGGCGCGGCGGCGCTGCCTGCCGCGCGTGGCGGGACATCGCGCCGGGCGCCATGCCGTCCGCCGCTGCGTCGATGCCTGCGGGCGCCTCGGTGTCGAGGTGCTGACGCTCTACACGTTCAGCCAGGAGAACTTCAACCGGCCCGAGGCCGAGGTGAAGGCGCTCTGGCATTTCCTGCAGGAAACGCTGGGCGCCGAGCGCGACGAACTGCATCGGCGCAATGTGCGCCTGGTGACCTGCGGCGCCGTTGACAAGCTGCCGGCCCGTGCCCAGGCCGCACTGCGCGACGCCGTCGATTCGCTGGCCGGCAATACGGGGCTCGTGCTGAACCTGGCGCTGGCGTACGGCGGGAGGCAGGAGATCCTGCATGCGGCCGTGGAACTGGCCAAGCGCGTGGCCGCGGGTGAACTGGCGCCGTCCGAGGTGACGGAGGCCGAATTCGCGCGCGGGCTGTACACGGCCGGCCTGCCCGACCCCGACCTCGTCATCCGCACCAGCGGCGAGGCGCGCCTGAGCAATTTCCTGCTCTGGCAGGGTGCCTACGCCGAGTTGCTGATCTCGCCCGTGCTGTGGCCCGACTTCTCGGGACGCGACCTGACGCTGGCCGTGGCCGATTTCCAGGGCCGCGAGCGCCGCTTCGGCGCCCTGGCCGGCCAGGCGCCCATCGAGGGGCCGGCCGAGGCGGCCCCGCCACTCGATCCCGACCGCTGGCGCCGGCTGCTGAAGGTCCGACCGTGA
- a CDS encoding phosphatidate cytidylyltransferase, translating to MNAPGRPPAVRRFLNAGLIPRVLVIVAGVPCLYAITLRGGIFFLLLVDLIVVLGLRELLQLLRAKGYQPFAALAYFCSVALTWYAWRQGVAVPLILTGSLLAIMVRELLRREMSQSLAHIAVTVFGILYLGWLASHLVLLRQLPHALGQEEALGARLVFLLAALVWATDTGAYLCSVAFGRRPLAPRISPKKTVEGAVGGLVAAGLVGWICTRALVPFVTPLAGTVLGVVAGVAAQLGDLVESMIKRDVGIKDTAPLLPGHGGILDRFDSLLFTAPVVYYYFRLFIF from the coding sequence GTGAACGCACCCGGGCGTCCGCCCGCGGTCCGTCGCTTCCTGAACGCGGGCCTGATTCCGCGCGTGCTCGTCATCGTCGCCGGCGTGCCGTGCCTGTATGCGATCACGCTGCGTGGCGGTATCTTCTTCCTTTTGCTCGTCGACCTCATTGTCGTGCTCGGCCTGCGCGAGCTCTTGCAGCTGCTGCGCGCCAAGGGCTACCAGCCTTTCGCGGCACTGGCCTATTTCTGCAGCGTGGCCCTGACCTGGTATGCCTGGCGGCAGGGCGTGGCCGTGCCCCTGATCCTGACCGGCAGCCTGCTGGCGATCATGGTGCGCGAGCTGCTGCGGCGCGAGATGTCGCAGTCGCTGGCGCACATCGCCGTCACGGTTTTCGGCATCCTCTACCTGGGCTGGCTGGCGAGCCACCTCGTGCTGCTGCGGCAGCTCCCGCACGCACTGGGCCAGGAGGAGGCGCTCGGCGCCCGGCTGGTGTTCCTCCTTGCGGCCCTGGTCTGGGCAACCGACACCGGGGCCTACCTCTGCAGCGTCGCCTTCGGGCGCCGGCCCCTGGCGCCGCGCATCAGCCCGAAGAAGACGGTCGAGGGCGCCGTGGGCGGGCTGGTTGCGGCCGGGCTCGTGGGCTGGATCTGCACCCGCGCGCTGGTGCCGTTCGTCACGCCGCTGGCCGGGACCGTCCTGGGCGTGGTGGCCGGTGTGGCGGCCCAGCTCGGCGACCTCGTCGAGTCGATGATCAAACGCGACGTGGGCATCAAGGACACGGCGCCGTTGCTGCCCGGCCACGGCGGCATCCTCGACCGATTCGATTCCCTGCTGTTCACGGCGCCCGTGGTCTACTACTACTTCCGCCTGTTCATCTTCTGA